One stretch of Bombus terrestris chromosome 5, iyBomTerr1.2, whole genome shotgun sequence DNA includes these proteins:
- the LOC100645945 gene encoding ubiquitin carboxyl-terminal hydrolase 5, with the protein MEELMKHLSNIRIPQKNDKIYKDECVYSFDTPDTCSGLYVNLTTFLGLGTDYVQNYYQLTKNPVFLHIKRRRKEIPSKHQGDGPEKKITRLAIGTTDGFTPDQQKYTYHESYEIVILPNFITVPYPTDNLPQEVEVAIKSILEAESATKIAEVEALAGTWDGEIKTVSKHAANLKQLDNGKKIPPSGWKCEKCDLTQNLWLNLTDGSILCGRKFYDGTGGNDHAVEHYRVTGYSLAVKLGTITKEGKADVFSYDEDDMVEDPNLVAHLAHWGINIAQMEKTDKSMIELELDLNQRFGEWVALQEAASKLTPLYGPGYTGLANLGNSCYLNSVMQMLFVIPDFIKRFVDNAPQIFQQNYTDPANDFNVQMTKLGIGLLSGKYSVPPDTNSEHESRQGIPPRMFKTLVSRGHPGFSSNRQQDAQEFFLHIINIIDRHSRHQTNPTDCFKFQVEERYQCSRSNKVKYTYRTEYLLPLPIPVETAINKDEVAAYETLKSETEAKGQKLDANALVRPRIKLSSCLQTFIRSETVEQFYSSALNEKTTAQKTTRLSTFPDYLLIHLKKFTMKEDWTPAKLDVAVEMPDILNLSSLRGFGLQPTEELLPETVGTEPPPLVYDSVILNQLTDMGFPPEACERALYFTENRGLEAATNWLMEHIADSDFADPFVPPGIDVKPEKDKFMANENAVAMLMGMSFTREQATKALKATDNNLERAADWIFSHQNELDALEVEDKPTHSKEVFKDGSDQYKLVGFISHMGTSTMVGHYVCHLLKDNRWVIYNDDKVALSENPPKELGYIYLYQRID; encoded by the exons ATGGAGGAATTGATGAAACATTTATCTAATATTAGAATACcacagaaaaatgataaaatatataaggaTGAGTGTGTTTATTCTTTTGATACTCCA gATACTTGTAGTGGTTTGTATGTTAATCTTACCACGTTCTTGGGATTAGGCACGGATTatgtacaaaattattatcaattaacaAAAAATCCTGTATTTCTACatattaaaagaagaagaaaagag attccTTCTAAACATCAAGGAGATGGCCCTGAAAAGAAAATTACTAGATTAGCAATAGGAACAACAGATGGATTTACACcagatcaacaaaaatatacgtACCACGAATCTTATGAAATTGTTATTCTACCAAATTTTATTACAGTACCATATCCAACAGACAATTTACCACAAGAA GTAGAAGTTGCAATTAAATCTATATTAGAAGCAGAATCCGCAACAAAAATAGCAGAAGTAGAGGCATTGGCTGGAACTTGGGATGGAGAAATAAAGACAGTTTCAAA ACATGCAGCAAATCTTAAACAATTAGATAAtggaaaaaagataccacctaGTGGATGGAAGTGTGAAAAATGTGATTTAACTCAAAATCTCTGGCTTAATCTAACTGATGGTAGTATTCTCTGTGGACGTAAATTTTATGATGGAACAGGAGGAAATGATCATGCAGTAGAACATTATAGAGTAACGGGTTATTCATTAGCAGTGAAATTAGGAACTATAACCAAAGAAGGAAAAGCAGATGTGTTTTCATATGATGAAGATGATATGGTAGAAGATCCAAATTTAGTAGCACATTTAGCTCATTGGGGTATTAATATTGCTCAAATGGAAAAAACTGATAAATCTATGATAGAGCTTGAATTAGATCTCAATCAAAGATTTGGTGAATGGGTTGCacttcaagaagcagcaagtaAATTAACGCCTTTGTATGGACCTGGGTATACTGGACTTGCTAACTTAGGAAACTCTTGTTACTTAAACAGTGTGATGCAGATGTTATTCGTGATCCCGGATTTTATCAAAAG ATTTGTAGATAATGCACCACAGATATTTCAGCAGAATTATACTGATCCAGCAAATGATTTTAATGTTCAAAT gaCTAAGCTTGGAATTGGTTTACTTTCTGGTAAATACTCAGTTCCTCCAGATACGAACAGTGAACACGAATCGCGTCAAGGTATTCCACCACGGATGTTTAAAACTTTAGTCAGCCGTGGACATCCTGGATTTTCTTCAAATCGACAGCAAGATGCGCAAGAATTCTTTCTTCATATCATAAATATCATAGAT CGTCACAGTCGTCATCAAACGAATCCTACTGATTGTTTTAAATTCCAAGTTGAAGAAAGGTATCAGTGCAGTCGGTCTAACAAAGTAAAGTACACTTATCGTACTGAATACTTACTACCACTTCCAATACCTGTAGAAACTGCCATAAATAAG GATGAAGTCGCAGCTTATGAAACATTGAAGAGCGAAACTGAAGCAAAAGGACAAAAATTGGATGCAAATGCGCTTGTCAGACCACGTATAAAACTATCATCTTGTTTGCAAACATTTATTCGGTCAGAAACAGTGGAGCAATTTTATAGTTCAGCTCTAAATGAAAAGACAACAGCGCAGAA AACGACTAGACTCTCTACTTTCCCGGATTATctattaattcatttaaaaaagttCACGATGAAAGAAGATTGGACACCAGCGAAGTTAGATGTAGCAGTGGAAATGCCAGACATACTAAACTTAAGTTCTCTTCGAGGTTTTGGTTTGCAACCCACAGAAGAATTATTACCGGAAACAGTTGGTACCGAACCTCCGCCACTTGTTTATGATTCCGTGATATTGAATCAGTTGACAGATATGGGATTTCCACCAGAAGCCTGTGAAAGAGCTCTCTATTTTACGGAGAATCGTGGTTTAGAAGCAGCCACAAACTGGTTAATGGAACATATCGCGGATTCGGATTTTGCGGATCCGTTTGTACCACCCGGAATTGATGTTAAACCAG AAAAAGACAAATTTATGGCAAATGAAAATGCTGTGGCTATGCTAATGGGAATGAGTTTCACAAGAGAACAAGCAACAAAAGCGCTTAAAGCGACTGATAACAATTTAGAACGCGCAGCAGATTGGATTTTTAGTCATCAAAATGAATTGGATGCTTTAGAAGTTGAAGACAAACCAACACATTCCAAAGAAGTATTTAAAGACGGAAGTGACC aatataaattagTAGGATTTATATCACATATGGGTACATCGACAATGGTAGGACATTACGTGTGTCATCTTCTGAAAGATAATCGATGGGTAATATACAATGATGACAAA GTTGCATTATCTGAAAATCCACCAAAagaattaggatatatatatctatatcaaCGCATTGACtag
- the LOC100645592 gene encoding protein FAN isoform X1 → MEKERFTMLLLDSGEIFFEDYSVQMKLVDNSTSEEQTWRDGRLKFCSKSLVFVNKDINQPLIKIQLKETIAIDQCQSNGDLAKCSNILLVQCKQYVKMLEKNILAPYKFIHQNTTFHFYFNYAKIDDCLPQILQLFRAATLPTAEQNAMIMAIVHSRQSRVSFDTSWLGDLYEQVVLETQANKVLPLVINPGRILLTTSRIYFQPYNNLDQHPVLKIQLNDIININKRRFLLSQIGLEIKWLRQPENKVEHLFISLKTQNERDELYTNLLNQPTVSLERVPQDQMTMRWQNGSLSNYDYLLYINSLADRTFHDLTQYPVMPWVLQDYTSATLDLNDPSIYRDLSKPIGALEPNRLERLKERYLEMSEPKFLYGSHYSAPGFVLFYLVRKYPQYMLCLQNGRFDHPDRMFNSVADVWKNVLVNMSDFKELIPEFYDTNNGGDFLINSYGIDFGYRHDGTKIGDVQLPPWADGPAHFVQVLRSALESDYVSQNLHHWIDLIFGYKQRGIEAEKANNVFFYLCYEGAVNLDTIKDINDRHGLEIQIMEFGQIPKQIFTLPHPKRSILTLDKLHIKTISASVASETENKENPIEKTFELHELIMFQSHKESVSSIIIQNKEEINEVISVGQDGMLKLYSIKNKKLTRNVSLSSLPLSSCVSYYTSSHRNILVAGSWDNSLIFYDIEFGRIIDILQGHEDAVSCLALSDSRKIIISGSWDCTAKVWKSYSSGTKIKPAECLIAQLDHDSKVTCINISGDETLLVSGTEDGEIFLWNMDTYHLQFTAKAHNCKINAMVFDQEGKSIISCAEDKILNIIDIHTSTQIYRTTIEYEPLTLTWFKSFLLIGDSNGNINVWNRQGAVFITQIHCHNGPINTLSVSTENNIVLTGGKDRKIIVWDCKNV, encoded by the exons ATGGAAAAAGAAAG GTTTACAATGCTCCTTTTGGATTCAggagaaatattttttgaagatTATAGTGTTCAAATGAAACTTGTTGATAATTCTACTTCAGAAGAACAAACATGGAGAGATGGAAGATTAAAGTTCTGTTCAAAATCCTTAGTATTtgtaaataaagatattaatcagcctttaattaaaattcaactCAAAGAAACTATAGCTATTGATCAATGTCAATCCAACGGTGATCTAGCAAA atGTAGCAATATATTATTGGTTCAATGCAAACAGTATGTGAAAATGTTGGAGAAAAATATACTTGCACCATATAAATTCATACACCAAAATACTACCTTTcatttttactttaattatGCAAAAATAGATGATTGTCTTCCACAAATCCTACAGTTATTTAGAGCAGCTACTTTGCCAACAGCTGAACAAAATGCAAtg ATTATGGCAATTGTACACTCTCGACAATCTAGAGTATCATTTGATACATCATGGTTAGGAGACTTATATGAGCAGGTAGTGTTAGAAACTCAAGCAAATAAAGTATTGCCTCTTGTTATAAATCCAGGAAGAATACTTTTAACAACTTCAAGAATTTATTTTCAACCTTATAATAATTTAGACCaa cATCCAGTTTTAAAAATACAACTgaatgatattattaatattaataaacgacGATTCCTTCTAAGCCAAATT GGGCTTGAAATAAAGTGGTTACGACAGCCTGAAAATAAAGTTGAACATCtatttatatcattaaaaaCTCAAAATGAGAGGGATGAATTATACACAAATTTATTAAACCAACCTACAGTTTCTTTAGAAAGAGTACCTCAGGATCAAATGACTATGAGGTGGCAAAATGGTTCTTTGTCAAATTATGATTATCTCTTGTACATTAATAG ttTGGCAGATAGAACTTTTCATGATTTAACTCAGTATCCAGTTATGCCTTGGGTATTACAAGATTACACATCTGCTACATTGGATTTAAATGATCCGAGTATTTATAGAGATCTTTCAAAGCCTATTGGAGCTCTTGAGCCAAATCGGTTAGAAAGATTAAAG GAACGATATTTGGAAATGTCAGAACCAAAATTTTTGTATGGTTCTCATTACAGTGCCCCGggatttgtattattttatttagtacGAAAATATCCTCAGTACATGCTTTGTTTACAAAATGGAAGATTTGATCATCCAGATAGAATGTTCAATAG TGTAGCTGACGTTTGGAAAAATGTTTTGGTGAACATGTCTGACTTTAAAGAACTGATCCCAGAATTTTATGACACAAACAATGGTggtgattttttaataaatagttaCGGCATTGATTTTGGATATCGACATGATGGAACAAAAATAGGAGATGTACAGTTACCACCATGGGCAGATG GACCAGCTCATTTTGTACAAGTATTAAGAAGTGCGTTAGAGAGTGATTATGTTTCTCAAAATCTTCATCACTGGATTGATTTAATTTTTGGATATAAACAAAGAGGAATTGAAGCAGAGAAAGCTAATAATG tatttttctatttatgctATGAAGGAGCAGTTAACTTAGACACtattaaagatattaatgaTAGGCATGGTTTGGAGATACAAATTATGGAGTTTGGTCAAATACcaaaacaaatttttactttACCACACCCCAAACGTTCTATACTTACTCTGGATAAATTGCATATTAAAACTATTTCAGCATCAGTTGCAAGTGAAACag aaaataaagaaaatcctATAGAAAAGACTTTTGAATTACATGAATTAATAATGTTTCAATCTCATAAAGAAAGTGTAAGTAGCATTATTATACAGAATAAGGAAGAAATTAATGAAGTAATATCAGTTGGACAAGATGGAATGcttaagttatatagtataaaaaataaaaaattaacacgtAATGTATCTTTATCATCGTTACCACTTTCCTCTTGTGTATCATATTATACATCTTCTCATCGCAATATATTAGTTGCCGGATCCTGGGACAATTCATT gatattttacgatattgaATTTGGTAGAATAATAGATATACTACAAGGACATGAAGATGCTGTTTCTTGTTTAGCATTAAGTGATAGTCGTAAGATTATTATCTCTGGTTCATGGGATTGTACAGCAAAAGTATGGAAAAGCTATTCTTCTGGGACAAAAATTAAACCAGCTGAGTGCCTTATTGCACAACTAGATCATGATTCTAAAGTAACTTGCATCAATATATCAGG AGATGAAACATTATTGGTATCTGGCACAGAAGATGGAGAAATTTTTTTGTGGAATATGGATACATATCATCTGCAATTTACTGCAAAAG CacataattgtaaaataaatgcaATGGTGTTTGATCAAGAAGGAAAAAGCATAATTTCATGTGCAGAGgataaaatactaaatataatTGATATTCATACAAGTACTCAGATTTATCGTACAACTATAGAATACGAACCTCTAACACTAACATGGTTCAAAAGTTTTTTATTAATAGGAGACAGTAATGGTAATATTAATGTTTGGAACCGCCAAGGAGCAGTTTTTATTACACAAATACATTGCCATAATG GTCCAATTAATACATTATCAGTATCAACAGAAAATAATATAGTCTTAACTGGTGGAAAAGACAGAAAGATAATCGTATGGgattgtaaaaatgtataa
- the LOC100645592 gene encoding protein FAN isoform X2 → MKLVDNSTSEEQTWRDGRLKFCSKSLVFVNKDINQPLIKIQLKETIAIDQCQSNGDLAKCSNILLVQCKQYVKMLEKNILAPYKFIHQNTTFHFYFNYAKIDDCLPQILQLFRAATLPTAEQNAMIMAIVHSRQSRVSFDTSWLGDLYEQVVLETQANKVLPLVINPGRILLTTSRIYFQPYNNLDQHPVLKIQLNDIININKRRFLLSQIGLEIKWLRQPENKVEHLFISLKTQNERDELYTNLLNQPTVSLERVPQDQMTMRWQNGSLSNYDYLLYINSLADRTFHDLTQYPVMPWVLQDYTSATLDLNDPSIYRDLSKPIGALEPNRLERLKERYLEMSEPKFLYGSHYSAPGFVLFYLVRKYPQYMLCLQNGRFDHPDRMFNSVADVWKNVLVNMSDFKELIPEFYDTNNGGDFLINSYGIDFGYRHDGTKIGDVQLPPWADGPAHFVQVLRSALESDYVSQNLHHWIDLIFGYKQRGIEAEKANNVFFYLCYEGAVNLDTIKDINDRHGLEIQIMEFGQIPKQIFTLPHPKRSILTLDKLHIKTISASVASETENKENPIEKTFELHELIMFQSHKESVSSIIIQNKEEINEVISVGQDGMLKLYSIKNKKLTRNVSLSSLPLSSCVSYYTSSHRNILVAGSWDNSLIFYDIEFGRIIDILQGHEDAVSCLALSDSRKIIISGSWDCTAKVWKSYSSGTKIKPAECLIAQLDHDSKVTCINISGDETLLVSGTEDGEIFLWNMDTYHLQFTAKAHNCKINAMVFDQEGKSIISCAEDKILNIIDIHTSTQIYRTTIEYEPLTLTWFKSFLLIGDSNGNINVWNRQGAVFITQIHCHNGPINTLSVSTENNIVLTGGKDRKIIVWDCKNV, encoded by the exons ATGAAACTTGTTGATAATTCTACTTCAGAAGAACAAACATGGAGAGATGGAAGATTAAAGTTCTGTTCAAAATCCTTAGTATTtgtaaataaagatattaatcagcctttaattaaaattcaactCAAAGAAACTATAGCTATTGATCAATGTCAATCCAACGGTGATCTAGCAAA atGTAGCAATATATTATTGGTTCAATGCAAACAGTATGTGAAAATGTTGGAGAAAAATATACTTGCACCATATAAATTCATACACCAAAATACTACCTTTcatttttactttaattatGCAAAAATAGATGATTGTCTTCCACAAATCCTACAGTTATTTAGAGCAGCTACTTTGCCAACAGCTGAACAAAATGCAAtg ATTATGGCAATTGTACACTCTCGACAATCTAGAGTATCATTTGATACATCATGGTTAGGAGACTTATATGAGCAGGTAGTGTTAGAAACTCAAGCAAATAAAGTATTGCCTCTTGTTATAAATCCAGGAAGAATACTTTTAACAACTTCAAGAATTTATTTTCAACCTTATAATAATTTAGACCaa cATCCAGTTTTAAAAATACAACTgaatgatattattaatattaataaacgacGATTCCTTCTAAGCCAAATT GGGCTTGAAATAAAGTGGTTACGACAGCCTGAAAATAAAGTTGAACATCtatttatatcattaaaaaCTCAAAATGAGAGGGATGAATTATACACAAATTTATTAAACCAACCTACAGTTTCTTTAGAAAGAGTACCTCAGGATCAAATGACTATGAGGTGGCAAAATGGTTCTTTGTCAAATTATGATTATCTCTTGTACATTAATAG ttTGGCAGATAGAACTTTTCATGATTTAACTCAGTATCCAGTTATGCCTTGGGTATTACAAGATTACACATCTGCTACATTGGATTTAAATGATCCGAGTATTTATAGAGATCTTTCAAAGCCTATTGGAGCTCTTGAGCCAAATCGGTTAGAAAGATTAAAG GAACGATATTTGGAAATGTCAGAACCAAAATTTTTGTATGGTTCTCATTACAGTGCCCCGggatttgtattattttatttagtacGAAAATATCCTCAGTACATGCTTTGTTTACAAAATGGAAGATTTGATCATCCAGATAGAATGTTCAATAG TGTAGCTGACGTTTGGAAAAATGTTTTGGTGAACATGTCTGACTTTAAAGAACTGATCCCAGAATTTTATGACACAAACAATGGTggtgattttttaataaatagttaCGGCATTGATTTTGGATATCGACATGATGGAACAAAAATAGGAGATGTACAGTTACCACCATGGGCAGATG GACCAGCTCATTTTGTACAAGTATTAAGAAGTGCGTTAGAGAGTGATTATGTTTCTCAAAATCTTCATCACTGGATTGATTTAATTTTTGGATATAAACAAAGAGGAATTGAAGCAGAGAAAGCTAATAATG tatttttctatttatgctATGAAGGAGCAGTTAACTTAGACACtattaaagatattaatgaTAGGCATGGTTTGGAGATACAAATTATGGAGTTTGGTCAAATACcaaaacaaatttttactttACCACACCCCAAACGTTCTATACTTACTCTGGATAAATTGCATATTAAAACTATTTCAGCATCAGTTGCAAGTGAAACag aaaataaagaaaatcctATAGAAAAGACTTTTGAATTACATGAATTAATAATGTTTCAATCTCATAAAGAAAGTGTAAGTAGCATTATTATACAGAATAAGGAAGAAATTAATGAAGTAATATCAGTTGGACAAGATGGAATGcttaagttatatagtataaaaaataaaaaattaacacgtAATGTATCTTTATCATCGTTACCACTTTCCTCTTGTGTATCATATTATACATCTTCTCATCGCAATATATTAGTTGCCGGATCCTGGGACAATTCATT gatattttacgatattgaATTTGGTAGAATAATAGATATACTACAAGGACATGAAGATGCTGTTTCTTGTTTAGCATTAAGTGATAGTCGTAAGATTATTATCTCTGGTTCATGGGATTGTACAGCAAAAGTATGGAAAAGCTATTCTTCTGGGACAAAAATTAAACCAGCTGAGTGCCTTATTGCACAACTAGATCATGATTCTAAAGTAACTTGCATCAATATATCAGG AGATGAAACATTATTGGTATCTGGCACAGAAGATGGAGAAATTTTTTTGTGGAATATGGATACATATCATCTGCAATTTACTGCAAAAG CacataattgtaaaataaatgcaATGGTGTTTGATCAAGAAGGAAAAAGCATAATTTCATGTGCAGAGgataaaatactaaatataatTGATATTCATACAAGTACTCAGATTTATCGTACAACTATAGAATACGAACCTCTAACACTAACATGGTTCAAAAGTTTTTTATTAATAGGAGACAGTAATGGTAATATTAATGTTTGGAACCGCCAAGGAGCAGTTTTTATTACACAAATACATTGCCATAATG GTCCAATTAATACATTATCAGTATCAACAGAAAATAATATAGTCTTAACTGGTGGAAAAGACAGAAAGATAATCGTATGGgattgtaaaaatgtataa